In Amaranthus tricolor cultivar Red isolate AtriRed21 chromosome 3, ASM2621246v1, whole genome shotgun sequence, a single window of DNA contains:
- the LOC130808813 gene encoding squamosa promoter-binding-like protein 13A: protein MGCNLNRNYFDLGEFEKGGIATISAIFGSPNFESESVKGESLVDLKLGRSSDIGKGFTTSLMDPFAASAGSSKRPRTPSSSGQVISCLVDGCKSDLSKCRDYHRRHKVCELHSKTPRVTIGGHEQRFCQQCSRFHALGEFDEGKRSCRKRLEGHNRRRRKPQPEPLPVNPGSFISTTNQGSRLLAFNQPIIPASSVVTTTWSGAVKTESNQTLYSTSSSVPSSYSHAYRSRQFPFLQVPESPLPGVSLAGQTIHHDPNNNDGGSSNSGNTNTQKSLFCNGLNQVLDSDRALSLLSSSSAETPEMGLGRMIHHPSPINPTRSMLPSLHYSNLTSPSQYPGSAQGHGLEGHPESSGLFSNLRNNNFCQDVFQNDTDPSPASGSHQTLSFTWE, encoded by the exons ATGGGCTGTAATCTAAACAGGAATTACTTTGATTTGGGTGAGTTTGAAAAGGGAGGAATTGCTACTATTTCAGCCATTTTCGGGTCCCCTAACTTTGAATCAGAGAGTGTAAAGGGTGAGAGTTTAGTAGATTTGAAACTAGGAAGATCAAGTGATATTGGAAAGGGATTTACAACTTCTCTTATGGACCCATTTGCTGCATCGGCTGGATCATCGAAGAGGCCTCGTACACCAAGTAGCAGTGGCCAAGTCATTTCGTGCTTGGTCGATGGGTGCAAATCCGATCTTAGTAAATGTCGAGATTATCATCGACGTCACAAGGTTTGTGAGCTGCATTCCAAGACCCCTAGAGTTACTATTGGGGGTCATGAACAGCGTTTCTGTCAGCAATGCAGCAG GTTCCATGCACTAGGGGAATTCGACGAGGGAAAGCGGAGTTGTCGGAAACGTCTTGAAGGTCATAATCGTCGTAGAAGGAAGCCTCAGCCTGAACCCCTGCCTGTGAATCCTGGAAGTTTCATTTCTACTACTAACCAAG GTAGTAGACTTTTGGCATTCAACCAGCCAATAATTCCAGCTTCATCAGTAGTAACCACCACTTGGTCTGGTGCTGTCAAAACCGAGAGCAATCAGACACTTTACAGTACGAGTAGCTCGGTACCTAGCTCGTATTCTCACGCCTACAGAAGTAGGCAGTTTCCGTTCTTACAAGTGCCTGAATCCCCGCTTCCTGGAGTTTCGCTAGCTGGTCAAACAATCCATCACGATCCCAACAATAATGATGGCGGCAGCAGCAACAGCGGCAACACCAATACCCAGAAATCGCTGTTCTGTAACGGCCTAAACCAAGTGCTTGACTCGGATCGTGCTCTCTCTCTTCTGTCATCATCGTCTGCTGAGACTCCCGAGATGGGTTTGGGCCGTATGATCCATCATCCCAGCCCGATAAACCCAACTCGGTCGATGCTCCCTAGTCTGCATTACAGCAATCTAACCTCCCCTTCTCAGTACCCTGGCTCAGCACAAGGGCATGGTTTGGAAGGACATCCAGAAAGTTCTGGATTGTTCTCTAACTTAAGAAACAACAACTTCTGTCAGGATGTTTTCCAGAATGATACTGATCCATCACCAGCTAGTGGAAGTCATCAAACACTTTCCTTCACTTGGGAGTAA